One genomic region from Spirosoma sp. KCTC 42546 encodes:
- a CDS encoding RagB/SusD family nutrient uptake outer membrane protein has translation MKKQTSNTSIRRFRRYLSLGLALTISACTDTELLNPTPATAISGTNAFDTPDRILGLVNGIYKSVKSANFYGGNYFTYSEARGEEFINRTSNTFTAYEAWNQTLNSGSNFVAGFWAAGYAAINNANILIKGLVDNPTKVSATLTKQYTAEAKFLRALSYYSLVTLYARPYNENKGTSPGLPLRLQAETTTANNDLKRSTVAEIYTQILKDLDEAEADLPLNYSTALLNTTRAHRNTAIALKTRVYLNSGNWAKVIEEAKKIVSTTTPYSAATGVNHKLQNITEVFTTNYTSTESILSVPMTELDNVTGQSSFPYVFNANSEYNLNPSGIWGESEWKSTDARRTFARTASGVQFLTKYSKPSPFLDYLPIIRYSEVLLNYAEAAARTGDLATATNLLKAVRNRSDASYTFPTSAVDTQDALVNTILKERRIELLGEGFRSNDLLRNLMPLPAKSSSSNSAPTVLPSQSNYIFPLPNTEITTNKLLLN, from the coding sequence ATGAAAAAACAGACCTCAAATACATCCATTCGCCGTTTTCGTCGCTATCTGAGCCTGGGTTTAGCCCTAACGATCTCGGCTTGTACTGATACGGAATTACTCAATCCAACACCTGCTACAGCCATCAGCGGGACAAATGCCTTCGACACACCCGACCGGATTCTGGGATTGGTCAATGGGATTTACAAATCCGTTAAAAGCGCCAATTTTTACGGGGGTAACTACTTTACCTATTCTGAAGCGCGGGGTGAGGAATTCATCAACCGAACCAGCAATACGTTCACAGCTTATGAAGCCTGGAATCAGACCCTGAATTCAGGATCGAACTTTGTGGCAGGATTCTGGGCGGCTGGGTATGCAGCCATCAACAACGCCAATATCCTTATAAAAGGGCTGGTCGACAATCCAACTAAGGTAAGTGCTACGCTAACCAAGCAATATACCGCTGAAGCGAAATTCCTTCGGGCACTTAGTTATTACAGCCTGGTCACGCTGTATGCCCGACCCTATAATGAGAATAAAGGCACATCTCCGGGCTTACCGCTTCGTTTACAGGCTGAAACAACGACTGCTAATAACGATCTGAAACGCAGCACGGTAGCCGAAATCTATACCCAGATTTTGAAAGATCTGGATGAAGCCGAAGCGGATCTTCCCCTCAACTATTCAACCGCGTTACTCAACACAACGCGGGCGCACCGGAACACCGCCATCGCTCTAAAAACACGTGTTTACCTGAACAGCGGCAACTGGGCCAAAGTGATTGAGGAAGCGAAGAAAATCGTTTCGACAACGACTCCCTATTCGGCGGCAACGGGCGTGAACCATAAGTTGCAGAACATTACCGAGGTATTCACGACGAATTATACCAGCACCGAGTCGATCCTGTCGGTACCCATGACGGAGTTGGACAACGTAACCGGTCAGTCATCGTTCCCGTATGTGTTCAATGCTAATTCGGAGTACAATCTGAATCCCAGCGGAATATGGGGAGAAAGCGAATGGAAATCGACCGATGCCCGACGCACATTTGCCCGTACAGCCTCGGGCGTTCAGTTCCTGACCAAATACAGCAAACCGTCGCCGTTTCTGGATTACCTGCCCATTATCCGCTATTCGGAAGTGCTGCTAAACTATGCCGAAGCGGCAGCTCGCACGGGAGATCTAGCCACAGCAACGAACTTATTGAAAGCCGTTCGGAATCGGTCGGATGCCAGCTATACATTCCCTACCAGTGCCGTTGATACCCAGGACGCTTTGGTCAATACGATTCTGAAAGAACGGCGCATTGAGCTGCTGGGAGAAGGGTTCCGGTCCAATGACCTGCTCCGAAACCTGATGCCCTTACCCGCCAAGTCGAGCAGTTCGAACAGTGCACCGACGGTATTGCCCTCGCAGAGCAACTACATTTTCCCATTGCCCAACACCGAGATCACGACCAATAAACTACTGCTGAATTAA
- a CDS encoding tetratricopeptide repeat protein, producing the protein MKLRILFFCLIACSALGQRVRQAEHVHDVQDGDSHDLGHNHLSHIQDYRKETVYVHNLPAPDLLSGIGTSDLTIKTKSRQTQTYFKQGVSLLHCFWDFEAYRAFKEAIWHDSTAIMPYWGLYSAIGAIEGTDFAADKKLAIKKLKALKDSASEHEKLYAEAILVRDADTENSKKEYQKKLEIIVHKYPDDVDAKLFLALSKMGGYDTDLNPREGQLYSEYLLRDLLKTHPNNAAVHHYWIHLMENCCPDQAVESAELLPKLAPASGHMVHMPGHIYYKIGDYKKAYDAFVASLAVDSAYMKKQHIPEVDAWNYIHNINYLLSNCAEDGRYATALYYAEKLKSMPATKERKRKYEGRFFYQGVIAPAKMELCFGFYKKAADRLAAIKLDKDSLFTNKAIAYKDGLFYFASGMEAVKTNRIEDANRFADALDAALWRNANQLSTDAVIAPRRLNDLNVASLELQGVIKSAENKYKEAVALLEKAKQKEDELGYSEPPTYARPVLISLAETHLKANQYTKAIAAYTQLLERHPNSANAYWGLYKVYKQKGDIPKSNEYANHVKRIAQFGDKTLFPL; encoded by the coding sequence ATGAAACTCCGCATTCTATTCTTCTGTCTAATCGCTTGTAGCGCGCTGGGGCAGCGGGTTCGCCAGGCCGAGCATGTCCACGATGTGCAGGATGGCGACAGCCACGATCTCGGCCATAACCACCTGAGTCATATTCAGGATTATCGGAAAGAGACGGTGTATGTTCACAACTTACCCGCACCTGACCTACTATCCGGCATTGGCACCTCGGACCTGACCATAAAAACCAAATCTCGACAGACCCAGACATACTTTAAACAGGGCGTTTCTCTGCTCCATTGCTTTTGGGATTTCGAAGCCTACCGCGCCTTCAAGGAAGCGATCTGGCACGACTCAACCGCCATTATGCCGTATTGGGGGCTATATAGTGCCATTGGCGCTATTGAAGGAACAGACTTTGCGGCCGATAAAAAGCTGGCTATCAAAAAGCTGAAAGCCCTGAAAGATTCGGCCTCTGAACATGAGAAACTCTATGCTGAGGCTATTCTTGTCCGCGACGCCGATACGGAGAATAGCAAGAAGGAATACCAGAAAAAGCTGGAAATCATTGTTCATAAATACCCCGATGATGTAGACGCCAAACTATTTCTGGCCCTAAGCAAAATGGGTGGGTACGACACGGACCTGAATCCTCGGGAAGGCCAGCTGTACTCCGAATACCTGTTGCGGGATTTGCTCAAAACCCATCCCAACAACGCGGCTGTCCATCATTACTGGATTCATCTAATGGAAAACTGCTGCCCCGATCAGGCGGTCGAAAGTGCAGAACTGTTGCCTAAACTGGCTCCCGCTTCGGGGCATATGGTGCATATGCCGGGGCATATTTATTACAAAATCGGCGATTACAAGAAAGCCTACGACGCCTTTGTGGCCTCGCTGGCGGTGGATTCGGCTTACATGAAAAAGCAGCACATTCCGGAAGTCGATGCCTGGAATTACATCCACAACATCAATTATCTGCTGTCGAATTGTGCCGAAGATGGCCGCTATGCAACGGCGCTGTACTATGCCGAGAAGCTGAAATCCATGCCGGCAACCAAAGAGCGAAAACGGAAATACGAAGGTCGGTTTTTCTATCAGGGTGTGATTGCACCGGCTAAAATGGAGTTGTGTTTTGGCTTTTATAAGAAAGCGGCCGACCGACTAGCGGCTATTAAGCTGGATAAAGACAGCCTGTTCACTAATAAAGCCATTGCCTACAAAGACGGGCTGTTCTACTTCGCATCGGGCATGGAAGCCGTTAAGACGAACCGAATCGAGGATGCCAACCGGTTTGCCGATGCACTCGATGCAGCGCTCTGGCGCAACGCCAACCAGCTATCGACCGACGCGGTGATTGCCCCCCGCCGACTCAACGATTTAAACGTAGCCTCGCTTGAATTGCAGGGGGTCATAAAAAGCGCGGAGAATAAATACAAAGAGGCCGTTGCGCTGCTGGAGAAAGCCAAACAAAAAGAGGATGAGCTTGGCTACAGCGAACCGCCAACGTATGCCCGTCCAGTGCTGATCAGTTTGGCCGAAACTCATCTGAAAGCGAATCAGTACACCAAAGCGATTGCCGCTTACACGCAATTGCTAGAACGGCATCCCAACTCGGCCAATGCCTATTGGGGGCTGTATAAGGTGTACAAGCAAAAAGGCGATATCCCCAAATCCAACGAATATGCCAATCACGTAAAGCGCATCGCCCAGTTTGGCGACAAGACCTTGTTTCCCTTATAG
- a CDS encoding DUF1684 domain-containing protein — protein MKKQTNWLFLAPLLLLAFTADLPYEEEIKQWHQKREEDLKKEEGWLNLAGLFWLKEGDNTFGGSDRNSIVFPSDHSDARLGKISLKNGKVTLETVAGAQIFEGDKPVTTLDIFPYTGKPIVLKHKSLRWFVIQRGDKYAIRLRDLESPSVKEFKGIDTYPISTGWRLKAKFIPTPGKKIAITDITGRTSDQDSPGRLLFTVNGKEYGLDATGNLNHLHFVFADLSNKHDTYGGGRFLDAPGPDADGYTYLDFNKATNPPCAFTPYATCPTPPKDNKLAVAITAGEKRYGDH, from the coding sequence ATGAAAAAGCAAACAAACTGGTTATTTCTGGCACCTCTACTGTTGTTGGCGTTTACGGCGGATTTACCCTACGAAGAGGAGATCAAACAGTGGCACCAAAAGCGGGAGGAAGACCTGAAAAAAGAAGAAGGCTGGCTTAACCTGGCGGGCTTGTTCTGGCTGAAAGAGGGCGACAATACCTTCGGGGGCAGCGACAGGAATTCAATTGTATTCCCGTCTGATCACAGCGATGCCAGACTGGGAAAAATCAGCCTGAAAAACGGGAAGGTTACGCTGGAAACGGTAGCTGGAGCACAGATTTTTGAAGGCGATAAACCCGTGACAACCCTGGATATTTTCCCCTATACGGGCAAACCCATCGTCCTAAAACACAAGTCGCTCCGGTGGTTTGTGATCCAACGGGGCGATAAATACGCCATCCGACTGCGTGATCTGGAAAGCCCATCGGTAAAAGAATTTAAAGGCATCGACACTTATCCGATCAGCACCGGCTGGCGCCTAAAAGCGAAGTTCATACCAACGCCGGGCAAGAAAATTGCGATCACGGATATTACCGGTCGGACAAGCGACCAGGATTCGCCGGGACGGTTATTATTTACCGTTAATGGGAAAGAGTATGGCCTCGACGCGACCGGGAATCTCAATCATTTGCACTTCGTTTTCGCCGATCTGAGCAATAAGCATGATACATATGGAGGTGGCCGGTTTTTAGACGCCCCCGGCCCTGACGCAGATGGCTATACGTATCTTGATTTCAACAAAGCCACCAATCCGCCCTGCGCCTTTACGCCCTATGCAACCTGCCCTACTCCCCCCAAAGACAATAAACTGGCAGTGGCCATTACTGCGGGAGAAAAACGCTACGGCGATCATTGA
- a CDS encoding TonB-dependent receptor encodes MTNRILRQLLKAVRLSIILLFVVSQAHAQGQSVSGTIKDKQTGEALPGVSIVVKGTTTGTTADQEGRFKLNAPANATLIFSFIGYSPIEQAVQNRSIINIDLTADTKLLGEVMVVGYGTQTKAEFTGSAVRVNGDAIKEQPVQSFDQALQGRAAGVSIAQPNGVLNNPPVIRIRGVNSISLSSYPLVVVDGIPINTGNVSASTAVPNNPLGDINPADIESIDVLKDAASTSIYGSRAAAGVLLITTKRGKAGKPRITYESWVGSSEAVRLPKLLNAEQFIAIKNEAVLNAKILGGNEKNDNVASALFFPNKNADGSAVDTRWYDYIYRTGVSQSQNISVSGGTPTTTYYFSANYTKQNGILKGNEFARKAARFNIDQEITSWLKLKGSISYNTSNNQSPYSGSTPNTTFLLVSAARLAIALPPNVAAYNADESYNINPASPNTIGVGNNQFVSNFGNPVALLDLNRYTSVNDRIIGSIGATAKLLKNLDFVTTYSIDRLRTDNVSFDSAIQGNGYSSKGSVDNATAIRDNWDWASTLTYNHTFGGKHAISLLAGYDAQKFNNSSWGATRTQTSDQFFQNYQGNWGVITASDNDLSERAYLSVFSRLTYDFNKKYFVTVNFRRDGNSALGTGRKYGNFGGVSGGWALSEEGFYKNSRLAATLTNVKLRASWGRVGNGNLSNAYNSQELYSGSLYGSVPTWAISQAGNPNLGWETSDQTNIGADLGLFNDRIQVDLTYFNNNVNGLILSAPQAVSKGIPGNAILGNVGAMYNRGIEIGINGTVLRKGDFSWSAGFNYTNLRNKVTALSDGNTDIVGTTMVAYETTNITRVGYSVGSLYGAKTAGVNPDNGRRIFINAKGEQVQYSQVVAPGESQWTYLDGKTAAAITGADYYLIGNALPNWYGGFSNNFKYKHFDAGFNLTFSGGNLIMNGTRATLLDQRAYNNSTEVLTRWQKPGDITDVPRLVYNDQTSSGSSFPVSTNAQKGDFLRLQTASVGYRLPSSIFGKTGISSVRVYAQGSNLFLLTPYKGADPESSSNGNSNTTPGVEKNSIGQARTFTFGLNVGF; translated from the coding sequence ATGACAAACAGAATTTTACGTCAACTACTCAAGGCTGTCCGACTAAGTATTATCCTCTTATTCGTGGTTAGCCAGGCCCATGCCCAGGGACAAAGTGTTTCCGGGACAATCAAAGACAAACAAACGGGTGAGGCCTTACCGGGTGTTTCCATTGTGGTAAAAGGTACCACCACCGGTACCACTGCCGATCAGGAAGGTCGTTTCAAACTGAATGCGCCCGCGAACGCCACCCTTATTTTCTCGTTCATTGGCTACTCGCCGATTGAACAAGCCGTACAGAATCGGTCGATCATCAACATCGACCTCACCGCCGATACCAAGCTGCTTGGCGAAGTAATGGTGGTCGGGTACGGAACCCAGACGAAAGCTGAATTTACGGGATCGGCGGTGCGGGTCAACGGCGATGCGATTAAAGAGCAACCCGTACAAAGTTTCGATCAGGCGTTACAGGGCCGGGCTGCGGGCGTTAGTATTGCGCAACCCAATGGTGTATTGAATAACCCACCCGTCATTCGGATTCGGGGCGTAAACTCGATTTCGTTGAGTTCGTATCCGCTCGTTGTGGTCGACGGAATCCCTATTAATACGGGTAACGTATCGGCTAGTACAGCCGTACCGAACAACCCACTGGGCGACATCAACCCCGCTGATATTGAGTCGATCGATGTACTGAAAGATGCGGCCTCGACTTCTATTTATGGTTCCCGGGCAGCAGCAGGTGTTTTACTGATTACGACAAAACGGGGTAAGGCGGGCAAACCCCGGATCACCTACGAAAGCTGGGTAGGTTCTTCGGAAGCGGTTCGATTACCGAAGCTACTGAACGCCGAACAGTTTATTGCCATTAAGAATGAGGCCGTTTTGAATGCTAAAATTCTGGGTGGTAATGAGAAGAACGATAACGTAGCATCGGCCTTATTTTTCCCGAATAAAAACGCGGATGGATCGGCGGTAGATACCCGATGGTACGATTACATCTACCGAACGGGCGTATCACAAAGTCAGAATATCAGCGTATCGGGCGGCACACCTACGACAACCTATTACTTCTCAGCGAACTATACCAAGCAAAACGGCATCCTGAAAGGCAACGAATTTGCCCGGAAAGCGGCCCGGTTTAACATTGATCAGGAAATCACGAGCTGGCTAAAACTGAAAGGAAGCATATCGTACAATACCAGCAATAACCAATCGCCCTACTCGGGATCAACACCTAACACAACATTCCTGCTGGTTTCGGCGGCCCGACTCGCCATTGCCCTGCCCCCGAACGTAGCGGCTTACAATGCCGACGAAAGCTATAACATCAACCCGGCTAGCCCCAACACCATTGGCGTAGGAAACAATCAGTTTGTCAGCAACTTCGGCAACCCGGTGGCCTTATTGGATTTAAACCGATATACGTCCGTCAATGACCGCATCATTGGCAGCATCGGCGCAACGGCCAAGCTCCTGAAGAATCTGGACTTCGTAACGACCTACTCCATCGACCGGCTGCGAACCGACAACGTCAGTTTCGATAGTGCCATTCAGGGCAACGGATATTCCAGCAAGGGATCAGTTGATAATGCCACGGCCATCCGCGACAACTGGGACTGGGCCAGTACGTTAACGTATAACCACACATTCGGCGGCAAGCATGCCATATCCCTACTGGCGGGTTACGATGCACAAAAGTTCAACAATTCGTCCTGGGGTGCTACACGTACTCAGACTTCCGATCAGTTCTTTCAGAATTATCAGGGTAACTGGGGCGTTATCACAGCGTCCGACAATGACCTGAGTGAGCGGGCTTATTTATCGGTCTTTTCGCGCCTGACGTATGATTTCAACAAGAAATATTTCGTAACGGTCAACTTCCGGCGGGATGGAAACTCGGCGCTGGGGACGGGACGTAAATACGGTAATTTCGGCGGGGTATCAGGCGGTTGGGCCTTGTCGGAAGAAGGATTTTACAAGAACTCCCGACTGGCGGCTACGCTCACGAATGTGAAACTTCGCGCCAGTTGGGGACGGGTTGGCAATGGCAATCTGAGCAATGCCTACAACTCGCAGGAGTTATACAGTGGCTCGCTGTACGGAAGCGTTCCCACCTGGGCCATTTCGCAGGCAGGCAACCCAAACCTGGGCTGGGAAACCAGCGACCAAACGAACATTGGTGCCGATCTTGGCTTATTCAATGATCGTATCCAGGTCGATCTGACGTACTTTAACAACAACGTGAATGGCCTGATCCTCAGCGCTCCGCAAGCCGTTTCGAAAGGTATTCCGGGCAATGCGATTCTGGGCAATGTAGGGGCGATGTATAACCGGGGAATTGAGATTGGTATAAACGGTACGGTTCTTCGTAAAGGTGATTTCTCCTGGAGCGCGGGTTTCAACTACACCAACCTGCGTAATAAAGTAACGGCTCTTTCGGATGGAAATACCGACATCGTGGGCACAACCATGGTGGCCTATGAGACCACCAATATCACGCGGGTTGGTTACTCAGTGGGTAGTTTGTATGGTGCCAAAACAGCGGGGGTGAACCCCGACAATGGCCGCCGTATTTTCATCAACGCCAAAGGCGAGCAGGTTCAGTATAGTCAGGTAGTAGCGCCGGGCGAAAGCCAGTGGACGTACCTGGATGGCAAGACGGCGGCTGCGATCACAGGTGCCGATTATTACCTGATTGGCAATGCACTCCCGAACTGGTACGGCGGTTTCTCGAATAATTTCAAATACAAACACTTCGATGCTGGCTTCAACCTGACGTTTTCGGGGGGGAACCTGATCATGAATGGCACCCGCGCAACCCTCCTCGACCAACGGGCCTACAACAACTCCACCGAAGTATTGACCCGCTGGCAAAAACCGGGCGATATCACCGACGTACCCCGCCTGGTGTATAACGATCAGACGTCCAGTGGTTCCTCATTCCCCGTCTCGACCAATGCCCAAAAAGGTGATTTTCTTCGCCTGCAAACCGCATCGGTTGGCTATCGATTGCCCAGCTCAATTTTTGGTAAAACGGGCATTAGTTCAGTTCGGGTGTATGCACAGGGATCAAACCTCTTTTTACTCACACCCTACAAAGGAGCCGATCCAGAATCCTCTTCGAACGGCAATTCCAACACCACTCCTGGTGTCGAAAAGAATTCCATCGGTCAGGCCAGAACCTTCACATTTGGCCTTAACGTAGGGTTTTAG